In Coregonus clupeaformis isolate EN_2021a unplaced genomic scaffold, ASM2061545v1 scaf0007, whole genome shotgun sequence, the sequence GAAATATCACAGTAAATAGTAAATAGTGCAATTTCATGAAGAGACACTCTTATGAATTGTAATGCTATGGTAGCTACCGGGCTAGAGGAAGTGGAGATGGATTTCTTCACTTTGTTCAGTGCCCACTTACACACCCAGCAGGTTCCCTTTAGCTGTTGCTCCTTTGGAAAGCACAAACAGACAAGAAAGGACATGTTAGAAAAATTTAAtaatctgtcgctgtgcccttgagctaggcacttaaccctaattgcttcaggGACTCTGTACAATGGTGatcctggccgtgaccccactccctgTGGGTGTCTCGGGGGTacttgggatatgcaaaaaaacacatttccattacatAATTTGTTTAACAAGACAAATAAACCCCcccccaaattattattattacttaaaTTATGGTGTGATGTATTCAGTGTTATGGTTGAAGTACATTTGAATATGTATTGTCAGGTTGGACAGTAGTTTCTTCAGTCAATGTATGTCTTTAGTTATATTTACGGCTATGGTTAAGTTCTGTTAAACAGTAGGAGGTTGAGTATTCCAATAGGAAGTTGTAGAAATGTCTACACTTTCTCTTAGTTCATAACATTTTGACCATAGCATACTATTACCATGTGCTTTTCCGGCTGTGCTTCCACTACTTCCTGGTCATCAGGGTCAACCTCTTGGCGTTGCCCATGGATCTCCCAAACTGTGAAGAAATAATGATACAACAGTCACTCCCATGATGGGTCCTTTACTTGTATTGTACTGAAACCAAAGGTGAACTTGGAGTTGATTTAGGCCCCCCTACCCACAGTTCCCCTTGCACCCTGACCCAATGTATGTGCTGCATATACAGTAGTTACTACTTGAGTTAACAAATGAAATCTTACCTGAACAAGCCAGCAGACAGAGGGCAAGGAGGAACAGAGATGTCTTCATGATTTGCGGTGGTAGAGATGTGAAGAGTAAAGTCGTGTTGGGGTTTGGTAAAGTGACTTATGAATCAGACAAGCCCCTTTATATATAGAGGCCCCTCTATCTACAGCCCCCTGTACAAACCCCACCTACGACCTATTGATAGTACATCTCACATTGACCACAAAACACAAACCTTACAAGTCAACAGGATGTTACTTGTGGTTTTCATAATCACCTTTTTCCATCTCTCCACAGTCTGatcttcattttaatttcattttaatTAGTCAATTACAGATTAAgccatgtactgtatgtcatggaaagagcaggtgttcttcatattttgtacactcagtgtatgtttccaGCAGAATACACCACACTGACATATTGATTCCAACTTGTTCAGCTAGCTTACAAGTGGTACATTTAGGGCtatatctactaagctaacatatggagtTGTTTTATGATAGTAATAATATGGACCATTAGCtattttaatttgtattttagGATACCTGTAGGTATATTAAAAAGATTTACAAATTATTTGATGAAGAATTACATTTGCCCTTACttctattagcccatagaaacgcattgtaTTACACAAAAATACAtggcaaaataaataaaaatgaagtttgttttgaagtgtctgaaaTGTCTCTGAGAGATATAGGAAAGCTCAGGATAACATCAAGGACAACATTTTTTTCTTATTGTTGTTTGtggatcactccagagaacgcgtttccactgatccagagtccaatggcggcgagctttacaccactccagccaatgcttggcattgtgcatggtgatcttagccttgtgtgcggctgctggccatggaaacccatttcatgaagtgcccgatgaacagttattgtgctgacattgcttccagaggcagtttggaactcagtagtgagtgttgcaaccgaggacagaagattttttacacgctacgcgcttcagtacttggcagtcctgttctgtgagcttgtgtggcctaccacttctcggctgagccgttgttgctcctagatgtttccacttcacaataacagcacttacagttgaccggggcagctctagcagggcatagatttgacaaactgacttgttgggaaggtggcatcttatgacagtgccaagttgaaagtcactgagctcttcagtaaggccattctactgccaattttttgtctatggagattccatggctgtgtgctcgattttatacatctgtcagcaagaGTGTGGCTAAACTAGCCgactccactaatttgaaggggtgtccacatacttttgtatatatagtgtatatctcCATAATGCATacacaatatacagtgcatttgggaagtattcagaccccttcacattttccacattttgttacattagtcTTACTCTAAattggattaaattattttttccactcatcaatctacacacaataccacataatgacaaatcgaaaacaggattttagaatgttttgtaaatgtattaaaaatacaatacagaaataccttatttacataagtattcagaccctttgccatgagactcgaaattgagctcaggcgcatcctgtttccattaatcatccttgagatgattctacaacttgattggagtccatctcttgtaaattacattgattggacatgatttggaaaggaacacagctgtctatttaaggtcctacagttgacagtgcatatcagagcataaactaagccatgaggtcgaaggaattgtccgaagactccgagacaggattgtgtcgaggaacagatcttgggaagggtaccaaaacatttctgcagcattgaagttccccaagaatagagtggcctccatcactcttcaatggaagaagtttgtaaccactaagattcttcttagagctggcaatcgagggagaagggccttggtcagggaggtgaccaagaacacgatggtcacgctgacagagc encodes:
- the LOC121565098 gene encoding antimicrobial peptide NK-lysin-like; protein product: MKTSLFLLALCLLACSVWEIHGQRQEVDPDDQEVVEAQPEKHMEQQLKGTCWVCKWALNKVKKSISTSSSPEEIKQTLLSVCDNVGFLKSMCKGLVKKHLWVLIEELSTGDDVRTICVNIKACKPNEVLDLSY